Genomic window (Planococcus sp. MSAK28401):
ATGACGATGCTGTCGGATGAGCTTTATCATGTCTTTTATCAAGTGAGTGAGATTGGTTCGGAGATTTTGGCGCATTATTTACCGGTTGCGATTCTTTTTGCCGCATTCCCTGTGACAGCTTCCATCTTGCAGGGGATCAATAAACAGAAATGGATCATCATCAACTTGCTCATAGGTCTCGGCTTGAAAGCATTGCTGAATACGCCGCTGATCATGTGGTTCGAGACGGACGGTGCGATCGCTGCAACGATCATCGGCTATGTCGTTGCGATCACGATGAACATGATCGTCATTTCAAAGGCAATGAATTACCGCTCGAAAATGGTGTTCCGCCGCATTTTGCTCATTCTCATCTTGAATGCCGTCATGGCGTTCGCTGTGTATTTTGCAATGAACGGTCTCGATTATATTATCGGCATGGACAATAAATTATTGTCGATGATCCGCATCATCTTAGTCGGCGGGGTCGGCGCTATTGTTTACGGATACCTCAGCTTGAAGACAGGGCTTGCCCAGAAGCTGCTCGGCGCGAGAATTACGCGCATTACAAGACGCTTCGGCTTCTAGGAGGAAATGATATGAGAATCGATAAATTATTGTCGAATTCAGGATTCGGCTCAAGAAAAGAAGTTAAGATTTTACTGAAATCGAAAGCGGTGGAAGTGAACGGCGAAACGGTGCGCGATCCGAAGTTTCACGTTGATGAGAAAGCGGATGACGTATCGGTCGCCGGTGAACCGGTCGTCTACCGGGAGTTTATCTATTTAATGATGAACAAACCGCAAGGCGTCATTTCAGCGACAGAAGACCGCTTCGATGAAACCGTCATCGATTTACTGACGGAAGATGAGCAGCGATTCGAGCCGTTTCCGGTCGGGCGCCTCGATAAAGATACGGAAGGGCTGTTGCTGATCACAAACGACGGCAAATTGGCTCACGAGTTGCTGTCGCCGAAAAAGCATGTCGATAAAACCTATTACGCAAAAATCGACAGCCCCGTAACTGATGAAGACATAGAAGCATTCAAACAAGGCGTCGTGCTCGATGATGGTTACGAAACAAAGCCTGCGCAGCTGCACATTTTACGCAGCGGGGATGAATCCGAAATCGAATTGACCATTACGGAAGGGAAATTCCACCAGGTCAAGCGCATGTTCGAAAGCGTGAATAAGCAAGTGGTGTATTTGAAGCGTTTGTCGATGGGCATGCTCCAATTGGACGAAACGCTTGAGCTTGGGGAATACCGTGAATTGACGGAAGACGAATTAACTAAATTAAAACAAAGAAAATGACCGCCTGGGCGGTCATTTTCTTTGTTTTCAGGACGTCATTTTGACTTTTTTCTCCGTCGTTGTCCATTTGCCCCGAACTGGGCTTTTTATCAGTTCGTTAAAGGCCAACACATTCAAATCCCTTTGAATGGTGCGAGGAGTGATGCCGAATTCATCGACCAGATCCTGTGTGGTCACAGTCCCGTTCTCGAGAATGTACTTGTACATGTCTTTGATTCGAATGAGCATGCGGTCAGTTGTGGGTTTCATAAGTTAAGAACCACTCCTTCATCTTTAATACCAATGGCAAAGACTAGCGGACGCGTGAGTGTGGTGTATACAGCGATTAAGGAATAATAGCGGTAGACAGCTCCTTTTTCTAGAAAATCCGTCAATTTGACTTGTCTGACAATTTGATTATATCGAAAAAACGTCTCAGATTCCATGATTTCGAGTTTTCTTTACTGGAACTTAATATGAATGAAATAGAAAATATCTACAAAAAATAACCGGCTGTTCTTTAAATAATTTGAAAAAGGTGTACAATAGCCATAACAAAAAGGAGTGTGAGGCATGGATTGGCAGCAGGAAGCAGAGCGGCGTAAAGAAGAATTGCTCAGTGAATTGCAGGAGTTGATCGCAATTCCGAGCGTATTAAACGAAGACGGAAATCCTGGCGCTCCTTACGGAAAAGAAGTGCGAGAAGCGCTCGATTGGTTTTTGGAAAAAGGAGAGCGTGCAGGGTTTAAGGTGAAAAATGTCGATAACGTGGCAGGGCATCTGGAGACCGGAGAAGGTGATGAACTTCTCGGAATTCTTGGCCACGTGGATGTCGTGCCGGCTGGAGACGGTTGGACAAAAGACCCGTTTGGCGGCGAGATCGCCGACGGGAAATTGTTCGGGCGCGGGGCCATCGATGATAAAGGCCCGACAATCGCTGCATGGTTGGCGCTGAAAATGGTCAAGGATGCAGGATTCGAGTTCAAGCGTCGAGTCAGGTTAATCATCGGCACTGACGAGGAAAGCGGCTTCCGCTGCGTGGAGCGTTATTTCCAAACAGAGGAAATGCCGGATATCGGATTTGCGCCGGATGCGGATTTCCCAATCATCAATGCGGAAAAAGGCATCGCGGACCTCCAGTACACGCTTGGATCTGCAAAAACCGGTGAATTGCTGGAATTTACTTCAGGTGAACGGACCAATATGGTGCCGGACCGTGCGGTGGCAAAGCTAGCACTGGAAAGCGGCGAGATTGATGCGACCTTCCAGAAATTTTGCGAAATGGAAAAAGTGTCGGGCGACTGTACGTCGTCTGCTGACGGCGCCGTGTTGACTGTATACGGCAAATCGGCCCATGCCATGGAACCCGACGCAGGCGTCAACGCGGGCATTGTGCTCGCGAAATTTTTGCAAGATAAAGTTACGGGAGACGGTTCTGAGTTCGTCCGCTTTATCGCCGATTATTTCAGCGGCGATTCCAGAGGCCGAAAGCTCGGACTCTCGTTTTCGGATGATGCGTCCGGTGACACGACATTCAATGCCGGCATCATGCGGTTCAAGGCGGGAGAGCGTGCCGATGTACGCGTCAGCATGCGCTATTCCGTCAGCTGCCCATTTGATGAATTGATGGCAGGACATCAAATAGAAGGCATTAAAGTGGATATAGTATCCAATTCGCAGCCGCATCATGTGGATGCAGCCGATCCGTTTATTCAAACACTGCAGCAGGCTTACGAGAAGCAAACCGGCGAGCCGGCAGACTTATTGGCGATCGGTGGCGGCACTTATGCACGCGTGCTTGATAAAGGCGTCGCTTTCGGGATGTTGTTTCCGGGAGAACCTGATGTCGCGCATCAAGCCGATGAATTCGTTGATATTGACAATTTGGTAAAAGCAACAGCGATATATGCAGAAGCCATTTATCAATTGGCTTGCAAATAATTACAGGAAAGAAGGAATGGCAATGAAATGGATTTTGTCTAACGGCGAGATTGTAAAAGAACAGGATTTGGAGATTTCAAAAGAAGACCGCGGGTATCAGTTCGGCGACGGCATTTATGAAGTCATCCGCGTTTATGAAGGGGATCTGTTCACGGCAACGGAACACACCGACCGTTTCTATGCCAGTGCAGAGAAAATCCGCATTACGGTTCCTTACACAAAAGACGTATTTCATAAGATGCTCTACGACTTGGTTGAACTGAATCAGATCGACAACGGTCAAGTGTATGTTCAAATTACCCGGGGAGCGGCTCCTCGAAATCATCAATTCCCGGAAAATGCAGAGCCGGTTGTGGTCGGTTACACGAAATCGGTCGAACGCCCTGTGACATTCCTGAAAGAAGGTGTGAAAGCGGTCTTGATTGAAGACATGCGCTGGTTGCGCTGCGACATCAAGAGCTTGAACTTGCTTGGCAATGTTATGGCGAAACAACAGGCTTATGAAGAAGGTTATTTCGAAGCGATTCTTCACCGCGGCGATACGGTAACGGAAGGTTCATCGTCGAATATGTACGGCATCAAAGACGGTGTTCTCCATACCCATCCAGCGACCAACTTGATCTTGAACGGCATCACGAGACGCGTCATATTTGAGCTATGCGACGAATTGGGGATAGACGTAGTGGAGACGGCGTTCACGAAGCAGCAAGCACTTGAGATGGATGAATTTTTCCTGTCATCCACGACTTCCGAAGTCATGCCGGTCACTGAGATTTCCGGTCAGAAAATTGCGGATGGCAAGCCTGGCGAATTGACGCGCAAACTGCAAAAAGCTTTTGAAGCGCGTATTAAATTGGGCGTTATTTCCTGATTCCTGCACTTATTATGCAATCCCGGGACCGGCAAAGAGCCGGTCCTTTTTTTGCGCCCGTCAGTTATAATAAAGTGAGGTGATGATTATGAGCACGCATTATTTTATCGGAATTCGGATTCCGCAAAAAATAGCAGAAAAAATTGGGCAAGCGAGAGATTCCTGGGAGCTGTCTACCCATAAGCGTTTAACTCCTCCTGGAGACATGCACATTACCTTGGTCTTTATTGGCGAAGACCGCTATGGCGAATTGGGAGAGATTGTTGAACGTCTCCGGCAAATTGATCAAGCGCCGTTTCGCTTGCAACTCGACGGCGTGAAGACTTTCGGCAATCCTGAAACTCCGCGCATTGTCTATGCTGCGTTGGCTGACAGCCCTGGGTTGATGGAACTTCAACAGGCTGTAGAGCAACAGCTGTGGCCATTGCAACTGTCTACTGACCCGAAACCTTTTGTTCCGCATATTACACTCGCCAGCCGCTGGAAAGGCGGCGAATTGGCAGGGAACTGGCAGCTGGAAGAACTGGAATTTGAGGTTGATTCATTCTCTTTATTCGAAATTCATCCACGGGAAACCCCGCGATACAAAGAAATCCAAACTTATCGATTGAAAGGCGGCGCTTAAGCGTTAGGGGGGAAATATGGAGATTGTCTTTATCATTAACCCAACAGCCGGCAACGGGGCGGCACTTAGGAAATGGCGCAAGTTTTCCGAAGCGATCGATTTTCCTTTCGAGCAATTCGTCACCCGCTCTCCAGGGCATGCATTTCAATTGGTCGAACAATTGAAAGAGAGGGAACGGAAGACTTTGGTGATCGGCTTTGGCGGAGACGGGACGATGCGTGAAATTGCCGCAGCTGCGGCCGGCTCGAAGCATCTATTCATCGCTTCGGTTCCCGCCGGGTCGGGCAATGATTTCGCGCGTACGTTCAGTTGTTTTTCCTCTACGCAGGAAATCAGCCGTTTTTGGGCAAGCCCTAAAGGCCAGCTGACCGATATCGGTCAGCTGGGCGTTCAACCTGAGCAGCTGTTTGCCAGCAGTTCAGGCCTCGGCTTTGACGCAGCCGTCGCACATGCTGTCAATC
Coding sequences:
- a CDS encoding DeoR family transcriptional regulator, encoding MKPTTDRMLIRIKDMYKYILENGTVTTQDLVDEFGITPRTIQRDLNVLAFNELIKSPVRGKWTTTEKKVKMTS
- the dat gene encoding D-amino-acid transaminase; protein product: MKWILSNGEIVKEQDLEISKEDRGYQFGDGIYEVIRVYEGDLFTATEHTDRFYASAEKIRITVPYTKDVFHKMLYDLVELNQIDNGQVYVQITRGAAPRNHQFPENAEPVVVGYTKSVERPVTFLKEGVKAVLIEDMRWLRCDIKSLNLLGNVMAKQQAYEEGYFEAILHRGDTVTEGSSSNMYGIKDGVLHTHPATNLILNGITRRVIFELCDELGIDVVETAFTKQQALEMDEFFLSSTTSEVMPVTEISGQKIADGKPGELTRKLQKAFEARIKLGVIS
- a CDS encoding pseudouridine synthase, with product MRIDKLLSNSGFGSRKEVKILLKSKAVEVNGETVRDPKFHVDEKADDVSVAGEPVVYREFIYLMMNKPQGVISATEDRFDETVIDLLTEDEQRFEPFPVGRLDKDTEGLLLITNDGKLAHELLSPKKHVDKTYYAKIDSPVTDEDIEAFKQGVVLDDGYETKPAQLHILRSGDESEIELTITEGKFHQVKRMFESVNKQVVYLKRLSMGMLQLDETLELGEYRELTEDELTKLKQRK
- the thpR gene encoding RNA 2',3'-cyclic phosphodiesterase: MSTHYFIGIRIPQKIAEKIGQARDSWELSTHKRLTPPGDMHITLVFIGEDRYGELGEIVERLRQIDQAPFRLQLDGVKTFGNPETPRIVYAALADSPGLMELQQAVEQQLWPLQLSTDPKPFVPHITLASRWKGGELAGNWQLEELEFEVDSFSLFEIHPRETPRYKEIQTYRLKGGA
- the pepV gene encoding dipeptidase PepV; its protein translation is MDWQQEAERRKEELLSELQELIAIPSVLNEDGNPGAPYGKEVREALDWFLEKGERAGFKVKNVDNVAGHLETGEGDELLGILGHVDVVPAGDGWTKDPFGGEIADGKLFGRGAIDDKGPTIAAWLALKMVKDAGFEFKRRVRLIIGTDEESGFRCVERYFQTEEMPDIGFAPDADFPIINAEKGIADLQYTLGSAKTGELLEFTSGERTNMVPDRAVAKLALESGEIDATFQKFCEMEKVSGDCTSSADGAVLTVYGKSAHAMEPDAGVNAGIVLAKFLQDKVTGDGSEFVRFIADYFSGDSRGRKLGLSFSDDASGDTTFNAGIMRFKAGERADVRVSMRYSVSCPFDELMAGHQIEGIKVDIVSNSQPHHVDAADPFIQTLQQAYEKQTGEPADLLAIGGGTYARVLDKGVAFGMLFPGEPDVAHQADEFVDIDNLVKATAIYAEAIYQLACK